A DNA window from Actinokineospora baliensis contains the following coding sequences:
- a CDS encoding WXG100 family type VII secretion target, with product MWKSAQDFNNPSDWAFDGLAVGLDALGFIANPLGTLVGGGIGWLIEHVSFLKEPLDDLAGDPGAINVVAATWGAVAKACGKLGGDYAQAATSQTTTWTGQAGDGYRTAAAALAEQVKALEGAADSVANGVRRTGMLVAAVRGVIRDIIADVVAEFLIAAVAALATSWCTFGASVAAFTGWAVARAAATAGKIGGKVGKLLMKLAQAVRKFDNLKGISDALAKASLAIARKARSVGQGIGKHYSSVKQIEDGIAKANGAIRDKLVFGNSTAKDVANKVDDFMAPRGRDGFADVLKLPSLGRTAGSEFVKEGANWDESYAKGQQELSEKE from the coding sequence GTGTGGAAGAGCGCCCAGGACTTCAACAACCCCAGCGACTGGGCCTTCGACGGGCTCGCCGTGGGGCTGGACGCGCTCGGGTTCATCGCGAACCCGCTCGGCACGCTCGTCGGCGGGGGCATCGGGTGGTTGATCGAGCACGTGTCGTTCCTCAAGGAGCCGCTCGACGACCTCGCTGGCGACCCCGGTGCGATCAACGTCGTCGCCGCGACCTGGGGTGCGGTGGCCAAGGCGTGCGGCAAGCTCGGCGGCGACTACGCCCAGGCCGCCACCAGTCAGACCACGACCTGGACGGGGCAAGCGGGCGACGGCTACCGCACGGCGGCGGCCGCGCTGGCCGAGCAGGTCAAAGCACTGGAGGGGGCGGCGGATTCCGTCGCGAACGGCGTGCGGCGGACCGGCATGCTGGTCGCCGCGGTGCGCGGGGTGATCCGGGACATCATCGCCGACGTCGTGGCGGAGTTCCTCATCGCCGCCGTCGCCGCACTGGCGACGAGTTGGTGCACGTTCGGCGCTTCGGTGGCCGCGTTCACCGGCTGGGCCGTGGCCAGGGCGGCCGCCACCGCGGGCAAGATCGGCGGCAAGGTCGGCAAGCTGCTGATGAAGCTCGCCCAGGCCGTCCGCAAGTTCGACAACCTCAAGGGTATCTCCGACGCGCTCGCCAAGGCCTCGCTCGCCATCGCCCGCAAAGCGAGGAGCGTCGGCCAGGGGATCGGCAAGCACTACTCGTCGGTCAAGCAGATCGAGGACGGCATCGCCAAGGCCAACGGCGCGATCCGCGACAAGCTCGTGTTCGGCAACAGCACCGCGAAGGACGTCGCGAACAAGGTCGACGACTTCATGGCACCGCGCGGCCGCGACGGGTTCGCGGACGTGCTCAAACTGCCCTCGCTCGGCCGCACGGCGGGGTCCGAGTTCGTCAAGGAAGGCGCGAACTGGGACGAGAGCTACGCCAAGGGCCAGCAAGAGCTCAGCGAGAAGGAGTAG
- a CDS encoding amidohydrolase family protein codes for MPLRLHAPVILPCDPDCTVVRDAVLDIGDDGRITHVGPAADAPPSGGPSRQVTGILMPGLVNAHAHSPMTLLRGLGGDLPLMRWLTEVIWPTEAQLTPDDVYAGMVLGSLEMLRAGVTTSAEMYFYGEELVRAVLDTGARLVLAPAIIDAPGWDWAAQLEQTSAWIDNDGLRFGPGERIEIGYGPHSAYTLSPDALAQVGAAARERGALVQIHVAESLPEDVAQRAEYGTVPALLDQVGLFGGRVLAAHSVHLSDADISTFVRHRVGVAHCPGSNTKLASGIARVADLRAAGVPLGLGTDGPASNDDLDLWEDVRLAGLLARVSTMDSTVLRAADLLLMATRGGAAALSRSDIGTLEPGAWADVVHLGVDDPAFAAGTDIADEHLLSNLVWAAGSRTVRDVWVAGTQVVADTEPTTVSMPDALAKARAAASRLVRTTTPSR; via the coding sequence ATGCCGCTGCGCCTGCACGCACCCGTGATCCTCCCGTGCGACCCCGACTGCACCGTGGTCCGCGACGCCGTCCTCGACATCGGGGACGACGGCCGGATCACCCACGTCGGTCCCGCCGCCGACGCGCCGCCGTCGGGTGGGCCGAGCAGGCAGGTGACCGGGATCCTGATGCCCGGGCTGGTCAACGCGCACGCGCACAGCCCGATGACCCTGCTGCGCGGCCTCGGCGGCGACCTGCCGCTGATGCGCTGGCTGACCGAGGTGATCTGGCCGACCGAGGCGCAGTTGACCCCGGACGACGTGTACGCGGGCATGGTGCTCGGGTCGCTGGAGATGCTGCGCGCGGGCGTGACGACCAGCGCGGAGATGTACTTCTACGGCGAGGAGCTGGTCAGGGCGGTGCTCGACACCGGGGCCAGGCTGGTGCTGGCGCCCGCGATCATCGACGCCCCCGGGTGGGACTGGGCCGCGCAGCTGGAGCAGACCAGCGCCTGGATCGACAACGACGGCCTGCGGTTCGGTCCCGGTGAGCGGATCGAGATCGGGTACGGGCCGCACTCCGCGTACACCCTGTCCCCCGACGCCTTGGCCCAGGTCGGGGCGGCGGCGCGGGAGCGGGGGGCGCTGGTGCAGATCCACGTGGCCGAGTCGCTGCCGGAGGACGTCGCGCAGCGGGCGGAGTACGGCACGGTCCCCGCCCTGCTCGACCAGGTCGGCCTCTTCGGCGGGCGGGTGCTCGCCGCGCACTCGGTGCACCTGTCGGACGCGGACATCAGCACCTTCGTCCGCCACCGCGTCGGCGTCGCCCACTGCCCCGGCTCCAACACCAAACTCGCCTCCGGCATCGCCCGCGTCGCCGACCTGCGTGCCGCGGGCGTCCCCCTCGGCCTGGGCACCGACGGCCCGGCCAGCAACGACGACCTGGACCTGTGGGAGGACGTCCGCCTCGCCGGGCTGCTCGCCCGGGTGTCCACCATGGACTCGACGGTGCTGCGCGCCGCAGACCTGCTGCTCATGGCCACCAGGGGCGGCGCGGCCGCACTGTCGCGTTCGGACATCGGCACCCTCGAACCCGGCGCCTGGGCCGACGTGGTCCACCTCGGCGTCGACGACCCGGCCTTCGCCGCGGGCACCGACATCGCCGACGAGCACCTGCTGTCCAACCTGGTCTGGGCGGCGGGTTCGCGAACCGTGCGGGACGTGTGGGTGGCCGGGACCCAGGTGGTCGCCGACACCGAGCCCACGACCGTGTCGATGCCCGACGCCCTGGCCAAAGCCAGAGCAGCGGCCTCCCGCCTCGTCCGGACTACTACTCCTTCTCGCTGA
- a CDS encoding NAD-dependent epimerase/dehydratase family protein: MDFFVTGASGYIGSALTRTLIARGHRVRGLARTPLAEAVVRGHGAEPVLADLTDLDTLAAAAAGGDGVVHTAATETADRAEVDRAAVTAMLGAMSGGVFVTTTGAPRARSSRTPVTEDDTAAVEGPLAWLAEAEARVLDSHVRGVVVRPPMVYGDGGGPVLRLVAQAAADGVARYIGDGQNRWSTVHVRDLALAYAALLESTASGAFHVADGHLSLVELMTAVGAAAAVPVAAWSLDEATAAHGWGAGFLAADAVLDTARIRALGWSPTIGRGIQDDLVSAA, encoded by the coding sequence GTGGACTTCTTCGTCACCGGGGCGAGCGGGTACATCGGATCCGCGCTCACCAGGACCCTCATCGCCCGCGGCCACCGCGTCCGCGGCCTGGCCCGCACCCCGCTCGCCGAGGCCGTCGTGCGCGGCCACGGCGCCGAGCCGGTCCTCGCGGACCTGACCGACCTCGACACGCTGGCCGCTGCCGCGGCGGGCGGCGACGGGGTCGTGCACACCGCCGCAACCGAGACCGCCGACCGCGCCGAGGTCGACCGGGCCGCCGTGACCGCCATGCTGGGCGCGATGAGCGGCGGCGTGTTCGTCACGACCACGGGGGCGCCGCGGGCCAGGTCCTCGCGGACGCCGGTGACCGAAGACGACACCGCCGCTGTCGAAGGGCCGCTGGCTTGGCTGGCCGAGGCGGAGGCGCGGGTGCTGGACTCGCACGTCCGCGGGGTCGTCGTCCGCCCGCCGATGGTCTACGGCGACGGCGGCGGGCCGGTGCTGAGGCTGGTCGCCCAGGCCGCGGCCGACGGGGTGGCCAGGTACATCGGCGACGGCCAGAACCGCTGGTCGACGGTGCACGTCCGCGACCTCGCGCTCGCCTACGCTGCGCTGCTGGAGTCCACGGCGAGCGGCGCGTTCCACGTCGCCGACGGGCACCTGTCCCTGGTCGAACTCATGACCGCCGTCGGCGCCGCCGCGGCTGTCCCGGTCGCCGCGTGGTCGCTGGACGAGGCCACCGCCGCGCACGGCTGGGGCGCGGGTTTCCTGGCCGCGGACGCCGTGCTCGACACCGCGCGGATCCGGGCGCTGGGCTGGTCACCCACGATCGGGCGAGGTATCCAGGACGACCTGGTGTCGGCCGCCTGA
- a CDS encoding AraC family transcriptional regulator: MLGGPGFMRDGPGDVLSTLLRQVRIGVARFGRVELGAPWGVRLAQRDTVSMHLLLQGDLWVDDSPLAVGDLLVLHSASHTLRNHPGADVVAEPDWPSEGELAVYRRHGGDGTRTVLLCAELTIEGAGRSLLLRALPPVVHLPSSLPSFEALLDALRDEIRERRPATEVIAARLIELVLLQVIRVELARPAESGAWRAALADGRVGRALAAIYTEPARGWTVAGLARVAGMSRAAFAPRFRELVGEGPGAHLARWRMDLAKAMLLEHPERSVAQVAAAVGYASEFAFSAAFRRVTGSPPGRYRNTHLPEDAV; this comes from the coding sequence ATGCTCGGGGGTCCAGGCTTCATGCGCGACGGTCCAGGGGACGTGTTGTCGACGCTGCTGCGGCAGGTCCGCATCGGCGTGGCCAGGTTCGGGCGGGTCGAGCTGGGTGCACCGTGGGGTGTCCGGCTGGCGCAGCGGGACACCGTCTCGATGCACCTCTTGCTCCAAGGGGACCTGTGGGTGGACGACAGCCCTCTCGCGGTCGGCGACCTCTTGGTGCTCCACAGCGCGTCCCACACTCTGCGCAACCACCCGGGTGCGGACGTTGTGGCGGAGCCGGACTGGCCGAGCGAAGGCGAGCTCGCGGTGTACCGGCGGCACGGTGGGGACGGCACACGCACTGTGCTGCTTTGTGCGGAGCTGACCATAGAGGGCGCTGGACGCTCCCTCCTCCTCCGAGCGCTACCGCCGGTGGTGCACCTTCCGTCGAGCCTGCCCAGCTTCGAAGCCCTCCTCGACGCGCTCAGGGACGAGATCCGGGAACGCCGCCCCGCGACCGAGGTGATCGCGGCCCGGTTGATCGAGTTGGTGCTCTTGCAGGTCATCCGGGTCGAGCTGGCCCGGCCCGCCGAGTCGGGGGCGTGGCGGGCGGCGCTGGCCGACGGTCGGGTCGGGCGGGCGTTGGCGGCGATCTACACCGAGCCCGCCCGCGGCTGGACGGTCGCGGGCCTGGCTCGGGTCGCGGGGATGAGCCGGGCCGCGTTCGCGCCGCGGTTCCGGGAGCTGGTCGGGGAGGGGCCGGGGGCGCACCTGGCCCGCTGGCGGATGGACCTGGCGAAGGCGATGCTGCTGGAGCACCCGGAGCGGTCGGTCGCGCAGGTCGCGGCGGCGGTCGGGTACGCCAGCGAGTTCGCCTTCAGCGCGGCGTTTCGCCGGGTCACCGGCTCGCCACCGGGGCGCTACCGGAATACCCACTTGCCCGAGGACGCTGTCTAG
- the rarD gene encoding EamA family transporter RarD translates to MASRQGFWFGFFAYLAWGFFPLYWPLLAPATPVEILAHRICWSLVVVAAILLVGKRWQHLRAINRRKLGFISVGALTIGLNWGMYIYGVNSNQVVETALGYFINPLVTIALGVVFMGERLRPAQWIGLAVAFAAVVELTFDYGRLPWIALTLAFSFGTYGLMKKKADVGSSEGLALETAILTPLAFGFLVFTHSTGGGTFGHAGWLNAVLLAGTGLITAIPLLLFGAAATKVPMTTLGLLQYFVPIIQFAIGLLIFHEHMTTARWVGFGLVWLALIIITTESLLTRRRVGARRVAQPEPELV, encoded by the coding sequence ATGGCGAGTCGGCAGGGCTTCTGGTTCGGGTTCTTCGCCTACCTCGCGTGGGGCTTCTTCCCGCTGTACTGGCCGCTGCTCGCCCCGGCCACCCCGGTGGAGATCCTGGCCCACCGGATCTGCTGGTCGCTGGTCGTCGTCGCGGCGATCCTGCTGGTCGGCAAGCGCTGGCAGCACCTGCGCGCGATCAACCGGCGCAAGCTCGGCTTCATCTCCGTCGGCGCGCTGACCATCGGCCTCAACTGGGGCATGTACATCTACGGCGTCAACAGCAACCAGGTGGTCGAGACCGCCCTGGGCTACTTCATCAACCCCCTGGTCACCATCGCCCTAGGCGTGGTGTTCATGGGCGAGCGGCTGCGGCCCGCGCAGTGGATCGGCCTCGCGGTCGCGTTCGCCGCCGTAGTGGAGCTGACCTTCGACTACGGCAGGCTGCCGTGGATCGCACTGACCCTGGCGTTCTCCTTCGGCACCTACGGCCTGATGAAGAAGAAGGCCGACGTCGGCTCGAGCGAGGGCCTGGCGCTGGAGACGGCGATCCTCACCCCGCTCGCGTTCGGGTTCCTGGTGTTCACCCACAGCACCGGCGGCGGCACGTTCGGCCACGCGGGCTGGCTCAACGCCGTGCTCCTGGCGGGCACCGGCCTGATCACCGCCATCCCGCTGCTGCTGTTCGGCGCCGCGGCGACCAAGGTCCCGATGACCACGCTGGGCCTGCTGCAGTACTTCGTGCCGATCATCCAGTTCGCCATCGGCCTGCTGATCTTCCACGAGCACATGACCACCGCCCGCTGGGTCGGCTTCGGCCTGGTCTGGCTGGCGCTGATCATCATCACCACCGAGTCGCTGCTCACCCGGCGCCGGGTCGGGGCGCGGCGGGTGGCCCAGCCGGAGCCGGAACTGGTCTAG
- a CDS encoding DUF3052 family protein — protein MTAGYSGKPLAQKLGVKAESRVLVSGAPAGFDLGAPHHSRAGREPYDVVLLFCPWTADLVRGWAPSVARLKVDGALWVAWPKKAAKVPTDLDENGVRGHALANGLVDVKVCAVDAVWSGLKLVRRLVDR, from the coding sequence GTGACAGCCGGGTACTCGGGCAAGCCGCTGGCCCAGAAGCTGGGCGTGAAGGCGGAGTCCAGGGTGCTCGTGTCCGGCGCGCCTGCCGGGTTCGACCTCGGCGCGCCCCACCACAGTCGCGCGGGCCGCGAGCCTTACGACGTGGTGCTGCTGTTCTGCCCGTGGACCGCCGACCTGGTGCGCGGCTGGGCGCCGTCGGTGGCGCGGCTCAAGGTGGACGGCGCGCTGTGGGTGGCCTGGCCGAAGAAGGCCGCGAAGGTGCCGACCGACCTGGACGAGAACGGGGTCCGGGGGCACGCGCTGGCCAACGGCCTTGTCGACGTGAAGGTGTGCGCGGTCGACGCGGTGTGGTCGGGGTTGAAGCTGGTCCGCAGGCTGGTCGACCGCTAG
- a CDS encoding glycosyltransferase family 87 protein, whose product MSTVPAGVTAAAPAGEPEGTPARLGGGTAARLGRGALAVLVLLCGVTLLLGFANKDRCTGPQFDTWGRSQPDFDERKYADVCYSDIQYLWIGRDVDRHVFPYVHGKISATGELSGGTVEYPVLTGLLIWAGALLVHTDAGFLLASALLMAPFGLLTAWLLGRLSRWRALLWAVSPPLVMYAFHNWELPVVACAVAAVYVVHRGWGSRGVDRPLVQRATLSAVLLGLGFAFKLYPAIFVLPLMLYVLTGGRGGRELPTGKTRDIAGMVRVALVAMGTAIAVNLPFAIAGREGWLASFVFQGQRKADITANSIWFWALRPDSDPQNVTVHEYIGIMSPLLVFASFAVACVIGWIRFQREGTYPWIAVSAAMLCGFLLLHKVHSPQYTLWLVPMFVLLNLRWGWIAAYCVADLAMGIGIFLWFAQIAARQPSGIYEGFAAQAVMIGVWGRAALLVGMFIAFLSAKDTVDEPVPSPART is encoded by the coding sequence GTGAGCACCGTGCCCGCTGGCGTCACCGCCGCCGCACCGGCAGGCGAGCCGGAGGGCACCCCGGCGCGGCTGGGGGGCGGCACCGCCGCGCGGTTGGGCCGGGGCGCGCTCGCGGTGCTCGTGCTGCTGTGCGGGGTCACCCTGCTGCTCGGGTTCGCGAACAAGGACCGCTGCACCGGCCCGCAGTTCGACACCTGGGGCCGCAGCCAGCCGGACTTCGACGAGCGCAAGTACGCCGACGTCTGCTACTCCGACATCCAGTACCTGTGGATCGGCCGCGATGTCGACCGGCACGTGTTCCCGTACGTGCACGGCAAGATCTCCGCGACCGGCGAGCTCTCGGGCGGCACCGTCGAGTACCCGGTCCTGACCGGGCTGCTCATCTGGGCGGGCGCGCTGCTCGTGCACACCGACGCCGGGTTCTTGCTGGCGTCCGCCCTGCTCATGGCGCCGTTCGGACTGCTGACCGCGTGGCTGCTCGGCAGGCTGTCGCGCTGGCGAGCGCTCTTGTGGGCCGTGTCGCCACCGCTGGTCATGTACGCCTTCCACAACTGGGAGCTACCGGTTGTGGCCTGCGCGGTCGCTGCCGTCTATGTCGTGCACCGCGGTTGGGGTTCGCGGGGTGTGGACCGTCCTCTAGTGCAGCGCGCGACTCTTAGCGCAGTGCTGCTCGGCCTCGGGTTCGCGTTCAAGCTCTATCCGGCCATCTTTGTGCTGCCGCTGATGCTCTACGTGCTCACCGGCGGCCGCGGCGGTCGAGAGCTGCCCACCGGTAAGACCCGCGATATCGCCGGGATGGTGCGGGTCGCTCTGGTCGCCATGGGCACGGCGATCGCGGTGAACCTGCCGTTCGCCATCGCCGGGCGCGAGGGCTGGCTGGCGTCGTTCGTCTTCCAGGGGCAGCGCAAGGCCGACATCACCGCGAACTCGATCTGGTTCTGGGCGCTGCGGCCGGACTCGGACCCGCAGAACGTCACCGTGCACGAGTACATCGGGATCATGTCCCCGCTGCTGGTGTTCGCCTCGTTCGCCGTGGCCTGCGTGATCGGCTGGATCCGGTTTCAGCGCGAGGGCACCTACCCGTGGATCGCGGTGTCGGCGGCCATGCTGTGCGGCTTCCTGCTGCTGCACAAGGTCCACTCGCCGCAGTACACGCTGTGGCTGGTGCCGATGTTCGTGCTGCTGAACCTGCGCTGGGGCTGGATCGCCGCGTACTGCGTCGCGGACCTGGCGATGGGGATCGGCATCTTCCTCTGGTTCGCCCAGATCGCGGCCCGGCAGCCGTCGGGCATCTACGAGGGCTTCGCCGCGCAGGCGGTGATGATCGGCGTCTGGGGTCGGGCCGCGTTGCTGGTCGGCATGTTCATCGCGTTCCTCAGCGCGAAGGACACCGTCGACGAACCGGTGCCCAGTCCGGCCCGGACGTGA
- a CDS encoding deoxyribonuclease IV gives MSIGAHVRDDDPLDAARERGADVVQFFLADPQDWKAPKPHPKTDELLATDLTLFVHSPYVVNLASTNNRIRIPSRKLITQHADAAAKVGAKGLVVHGGHVNKAEDPQVGIDNWRKFFERQHAEGGFGVPILIENTAGGDNAMARRFDVLARLWDAVAEFGAGFCLDTCHAFAAGEDLVGIVDRVKAITGRIDLVHLNSSRDEFGSARDRHDNIATGTIDADQLVEVVAAAGAPVVVETPAEGQAADIAFLREALGR, from the coding sequence ATGAGCATCGGTGCCCACGTCCGCGATGACGACCCGCTCGACGCAGCGCGCGAACGCGGCGCCGACGTGGTGCAGTTCTTCCTCGCCGACCCGCAGGACTGGAAGGCGCCCAAGCCGCACCCCAAGACCGACGAGCTGCTCGCGACCGACCTCACCCTGTTCGTGCACTCGCCCTACGTGGTCAACCTGGCGTCGACGAACAACCGGATCCGGATCCCCTCCCGCAAGCTGATCACCCAGCACGCCGACGCAGCGGCCAAGGTCGGCGCGAAGGGCCTGGTGGTGCACGGCGGGCACGTCAACAAGGCCGAGGACCCGCAGGTCGGCATCGACAACTGGCGCAAGTTCTTCGAGCGCCAGCACGCCGAGGGCGGCTTCGGCGTGCCGATCCTGATCGAGAACACCGCGGGCGGCGACAACGCCATGGCCCGCCGGTTCGACGTGCTGGCCCGGCTCTGGGACGCCGTCGCCGAGTTCGGCGCGGGCTTCTGCCTCGACACCTGCCACGCCTTCGCCGCTGGTGAGGACCTGGTCGGCATCGTCGACCGGGTCAAGGCGATCACCGGCCGGATCGACCTGGTGCACCTCAACAGCTCCCGCGACGAGTTCGGCTCGGCGCGCGACCGGCACGACAACATCGCCACCGGCACCATCGACGCCGACCAGCTGGTCGAGGTGGTCGCCGCGGCGGGCGCCCCGGTCGTGGTCGAGACGCCCGCCGAGGGCCAAGCCGCGGATATCGCGTTCCTGCGTGAGGCGCTCGGACGGTGA
- the rpsF gene encoding 30S ribosomal protein S6 yields the protein MRHYEVMVILDPTLDERTVAPSLDTFLNVIRTSGGNVEKVDIWGKRRLSFEIKKHSEGIYAVLDVNAEPDAVKELDRQLSLQESVLRTKVMRRENA from the coding sequence ATGCGTCATTACGAGGTCATGGTCATCCTCGACCCCACACTCGACGAGCGCACGGTCGCGCCGTCGCTCGACACGTTCCTCAACGTCATCCGCACGTCGGGTGGCAACGTTGAGAAGGTCGACATCTGGGGCAAGCGCCGGTTGTCGTTCGAGATCAAGAAGCACAGCGAGGGCATCTACGCCGTGCTCGACGTCAACGCCGAGCCGGACGCGGTCAAGGAGCTCGACCGCCAGCTGTCGCTGCAGGAGTCCGTGCTGCGGACCAAGGTCATGCGGCGCGAGAACGCCTGA
- a CDS encoding single-stranded DNA-binding protein → MAGDTIITVVGNLTADPELRFTPSGAAVASFTVASTPRTFDRQSGEWKDGEALFLRCNIWRQAAENVAESLTRGSRVLVTGRLKQRSFETREGEKRTVMELEVDEVGPSLRYATAKVNKVSRGSGDGGGFGGGGGGGRSGGGGGGYNGPSAPPDDPWGSAPPAGGGGGFNDEPPF, encoded by the coding sequence ATGGCAGGGGACACGATCATCACGGTCGTCGGCAACCTGACCGCGGACCCCGAGCTGCGGTTCACCCCCTCGGGTGCCGCCGTCGCCAGCTTCACGGTGGCCTCCACCCCGCGCACCTTCGACCGCCAGTCCGGCGAGTGGAAGGACGGCGAGGCGCTGTTCCTGCGCTGCAACATCTGGCGCCAGGCGGCGGAGAACGTCGCCGAGTCGCTGACCAGGGGCTCCCGCGTGCTGGTCACCGGCCGCCTCAAGCAGCGCTCGTTCGAGACCCGCGAGGGCGAGAAGCGCACCGTCATGGAGCTCGAGGTCGACGAGGTCGGCCCGTCCCTGCGCTACGCGACCGCGAAGGTCAACAAGGTCAGCCGGGGTTCCGGTGACGGCGGTGGCTTCGGCGGTGGCGGTGGCGGCGGGCGCTCCGGTGGTGGTGGCGGTGGCTACAACGGCCCGTCCGCACCGCCCGACGACCCGTGGGGCTCCGCTCCGCCCGCAGGTGGCGGCGGCGGCTTCAACGACGAACCGCCGTTCTGA
- the rpsR gene encoding 30S ribosomal protein S18 yields MAKPPIRKPKKKVCVFCKDVKKDRPVNIDYKDTTLLRKYISDRGKIRARRVTGNCSQHQRDVAIAVKNAREVALLPYTSTAR; encoded by the coding sequence GTGGCCAAGCCACCGATTCGCAAGCCGAAGAAGAAGGTCTGCGTCTTCTGCAAAGACGTGAAGAAGGACCGTCCGGTCAACATTGACTACAAGGACACCACGCTGCTGCGCAAGTACATCTCCGACCGCGGCAAGATCCGCGCGCGTCGGGTGACCGGCAACTGCAGCCAGCACCAGCGTGACGTCGCCATCGCGGTGAAGAACGCCCGCGAGGTCGCTCTGCTCCCGTACACCTCGACCGCCCGCTGA
- the rplI gene encoding 50S ribosomal protein L9 — MKLILTTDVSGLGGPGDLVEVKDGYGRNYLLPRGFAILATKGAEKQVQVIRRAQEASRIRNLDHAKEVKAALTALGSVPLKAKAAAGSGKLFGSITTADIVAAVKAAGGPVLDKRAVEVAGHIKTVGKHSVSVRLHPDVTAAFTVHVAAAS, encoded by the coding sequence ATGAAGCTCATCCTCACCACCGACGTCAGCGGCCTGGGTGGCCCCGGTGACCTCGTCGAGGTCAAGGACGGCTACGGCCGCAACTACCTGCTGCCGCGCGGCTTCGCCATCCTGGCGACCAAGGGCGCCGAGAAGCAGGTCCAGGTCATCCGCCGGGCGCAGGAGGCCAGCCGGATCCGCAACCTCGACCACGCCAAGGAGGTCAAGGCCGCGCTGACCGCGCTGGGCAGCGTCCCGCTCAAGGCCAAGGCCGCCGCGGGGTCGGGCAAGCTGTTCGGCTCGATCACCACCGCCGACATCGTCGCCGCGGTCAAGGCCGCCGGTGGGCCGGTCCTCGACAAGCGCGCCGTCGAGGTCGCGGGCCACATCAAGACCGTGGGCAAGCACTCGGTGAGTGTCCGCCTGCACCCCGATGTCACCGCCGCGTTCACGGTGCACGTCGCCGCCGCGAGCTGA
- the dnaB gene encoding replicative DNA helicase, with protein sequence MALADDLSLPPEPGEHGMDRKPPQDLRAEQSVLGGMMLSKDAIADVIEALSPDDFYMPKNQIIYDTVLDLYGRGEPADPITVSAELERRGELRKVGGAPYLHTLISIVPTAANAGYYAEIVAEKAILRRLVEAGTRIVQLGYQGAEGADVTEIVDRAQASIYEVTERSMSEDYVALEELLQPTMDEIDAIASRGGISQGIPTGFADLDEITNGLHPGQMIIVAARPGVGKSTLGLDFARSCSIKHGMSSVIFSLEMSRTEIVMRMLSAEAKIRLGDMRGGRMTDDDWTRLARRMSEISEAPMFVDDSPNMTMMEIRAKARRLKQRHDLKLVVVDYLQLMTSGKRVESRQQEVSEFSRQLKLLAKEIEVPVIAISQLNRGPEQRTDKRPMLSDLRESGSLEQDADMVILINRPDAWERDDPRAGEADLILAKHRAGPTATVVVAHQLHYSRFADLAQG encoded by the coding sequence GTGGCGCTCGCCGACGACCTCTCCCTGCCGCCGGAGCCCGGCGAGCACGGGATGGACCGAAAGCCCCCACAGGACCTGCGGGCGGAGCAGAGCGTGTTGGGCGGCATGATGCTGTCCAAGGACGCCATCGCCGATGTCATCGAGGCGCTGAGCCCGGATGACTTCTACATGCCGAAGAACCAGATCATCTACGACACGGTGCTCGACCTGTACGGCCGCGGCGAGCCAGCCGACCCGATCACCGTCTCCGCCGAGCTCGAACGCCGCGGTGAGCTGCGCAAGGTCGGCGGCGCCCCGTACCTGCACACGCTGATCTCGATCGTGCCCACCGCGGCCAACGCCGGGTACTACGCGGAGATCGTCGCCGAGAAGGCCATCCTCCGCAGGCTGGTCGAGGCCGGGACCCGGATCGTGCAGCTGGGCTACCAGGGTGCCGAGGGCGCGGACGTCACCGAGATCGTCGACCGCGCGCAGGCCTCGATCTACGAGGTCACCGAGCGCAGCATGAGCGAGGACTACGTCGCGCTCGAGGAACTGCTGCAGCCGACCATGGACGAGATCGACGCCATCGCCTCCCGCGGCGGCATCTCCCAGGGCATCCCCACCGGCTTCGCCGACCTCGACGAGATCACCAACGGCCTGCACCCCGGCCAGATGATCATCGTCGCCGCCCGCCCCGGCGTCGGCAAGTCCACCCTCGGCCTGGACTTCGCCCGCTCCTGCTCCATCAAGCACGGCATGTCCAGCGTCATCTTCTCCCTGGAGATGAGCCGCACTGAGATCGTCATGCGGATGCTCTCCGCCGAGGCCAAGATCCGCCTCGGCGACATGCGCGGCGGCCGGATGACCGACGACGACTGGACCCGCCTGGCCCGCCGGATGAGCGAGATCAGCGAGGCCCCGATGTTCGTCGACGACTCGCCGAACATGACCATGATGGAGATCCGCGCCAAGGCCAGGCGCCTCAAGCAGCGCCACGACCTCAAGCTCGTGGTGGTCGACTACCTGCAGCTGATGACCTCCGGCAAGCGCGTGGAGTCCCGCCAGCAGGAGGTCTCCGAGTTCTCCCGCCAGCTCAAGCTGCTGGCCAAGGAGATCGAGGTCCCGGTGATCGCGATCAGCCAGCTCAACCGCGGTCCCGAACAGCGCACCGACAAGCGGCCGATGCTCTCCGACCTGCGTGAGTCCGGCTCCCTGGAGCAGGACGCGGACATGGTCATCCTGATCAACCGCCCCGACGCCTGGGAACGCGACGACCCCCGCGCCGGTGAGGCCGACCTGATCCTCGCCAAGCACCGAGCAGGCCCCACCGCCACCGTCGTCGTCGCCCACCAACTCCACTACAGCCGCTTCGCCGACCTCGCCCAGGGCTGA